The following are encoded in a window of Methylocystis rosea genomic DNA:
- a CDS encoding NADPH-dependent FMN reductase, with protein MRILGISGSLRTASSNSAILRAMALLAPPFVDFVLYDGLASLPHFNPDLDRAEASQRPPCEVCALRKNIGQSDGVVIEAPEYAHGVPGSLKNALDWLVGSVEFPGKPVAVINTSPRAIHADAQLREILITMSAKLIEMGPIAVPYDAKEIAFDLTLSDKLRAALSDLIEAMQDP; from the coding sequence ATGCGAATATTGGGGATTTCCGGCAGTTTACGAACTGCATCCTCGAACAGCGCGATCCTAAGGGCGATGGCTTTGCTCGCGCCTCCTTTCGTCGACTTTGTTCTCTACGATGGGCTTGCAAGCCTGCCGCATTTCAATCCGGATCTCGATCGCGCCGAGGCGTCTCAACGTCCTCCCTGCGAAGTTTGCGCGCTACGCAAAAATATTGGTCAAAGCGACGGCGTCGTGATCGAAGCGCCAGAATACGCGCACGGCGTTCCGGGCTCTTTAAAGAACGCACTCGATTGGCTCGTCGGGAGCGTCGAATTTCCCGGCAAGCCTGTTGCGGTGATCAATACGTCGCCGCGCGCAATCCATGCAGACGCACAACTTCGAGAAATCCTGATCACCATGTCAGCTAAACTCATTGAGATGGGGCCAATAGCCGTCCCTTATGACGCGAAAGAGATCGCGTTCGATCTGACTTTGTCGGACAAGCTTCGCGCCGCCTTGTCGGATCTCATCGAGGCGATGCAAGACCCCTGA
- a CDS encoding sensor histidine kinase, translating to MNTLRAKLAMLIAGVIISMVGVLTAVLVYVLRPPDTRQAIGPLADQVQLLVEIARTAPSLVSIQQKPAGGDVEADVTSWLRETLEAREAPRDVLVSRKNSRDPPLLSIPVDQGWLIAQITDLPPPSGVYNLILMWLALIAFGAIAIALFFSNRMVKPLVLFERAIESVGSDALLPELAIKGPAEVRVAAKAINSLSYRLKMAMESRMRLVAAAGHDLRTPITRMRLRAEFVENDDDRAMWLKDIDELGQIADSAILLVQEDSGKSVAEALRLDILVSELVGELQTLSYDITLTLSAVAIVRANRTSLNRAFRNLIINAATHGKRARVTVESTSSVAQVVIEDDGPGIPPDMIGHVFEPFFRAHPARTKHIDGAGLGLTIAHEIVQRAGGAITIENGPLRGLLQIVKLPIDQTPGSGRG from the coding sequence TTGAACACGTTGCGGGCGAAACTCGCCATGCTCATCGCCGGGGTGATCATTTCGATGGTCGGCGTCCTAACGGCAGTGCTTGTTTACGTGTTGAGGCCGCCGGACACGCGGCAAGCGATCGGTCCTTTGGCCGATCAGGTCCAATTGCTGGTAGAAATAGCGCGAACTGCGCCTTCGTTGGTTTCGATTCAGCAGAAGCCAGCCGGGGGCGACGTCGAGGCTGACGTAACCTCTTGGCTGCGCGAGACATTGGAAGCTCGAGAAGCGCCGCGCGATGTCTTGGTGTCGCGGAAAAACTCACGCGACCCACCTTTGCTGTCCATTCCCGTAGATCAGGGCTGGCTTATTGCACAAATCACCGACTTACCTCCACCAAGCGGCGTCTATAATTTAATTTTGATGTGGCTCGCGCTCATTGCTTTTGGCGCGATAGCGATCGCTCTCTTTTTTTCCAACCGGATGGTCAAACCTCTCGTCCTTTTTGAAAGAGCGATTGAGTCGGTTGGGTCGGACGCCCTGTTGCCCGAGCTTGCGATCAAAGGACCAGCGGAGGTGCGCGTCGCCGCCAAGGCAATCAACTCTCTGTCCTATCGTCTCAAGATGGCGATGGAGAGCCGAATGCGCCTCGTGGCCGCCGCCGGACATGACTTGCGGACACCCATCACGCGCATGCGTCTGAGGGCGGAGTTCGTTGAAAACGATGATGATCGTGCGATGTGGCTCAAAGACATCGATGAGTTAGGGCAGATTGCGGATAGCGCGATCCTCCTGGTGCAGGAAGACTCTGGAAAGTCGGTTGCAGAAGCTCTAAGACTCGATATCCTCGTTTCGGAACTCGTGGGCGAGTTGCAGACATTATCATATGACATCACACTCACTCTCTCCGCGGTAGCGATCGTGCGGGCAAACCGAACCAGCCTCAATCGCGCGTTTCGAAATTTGATCATTAATGCCGCTACGCACGGGAAGCGAGCGCGCGTCACTGTCGAAAGCACGTCTTCAGTGGCGCAGGTCGTCATAGAAGATGATGGCCCAGGAATTCCGCCGGACATGATTGGGCACGTTTTCGAGCCGTTCTTCCGCGCTCACCCGGCGCGCACGAAGCACATCGATGGCGCAGGATTGGGTCTAACGATCGCACATGAAATTGTGCAGCGCGCGGGAGGCGCCATCACAATAGAAAATGGTCCCTTGCGCGGTTTGCTCCAGATTGTGAAGTTGCCAATCGACCAAACGCCAGGGTCCGGACGTGGCTAG
- a CDS encoding HyaD/HybD family hydrogenase maturation endopeptidase — translation MARVLVLGIGNILWGDEGFGVRAVEAFHCRYVVPEYVTVLDGGTQGLYLVQYVREADDLLVFDAIDYSLAPGTLKIVRDGEVPKFTGSKKMSLHQTGFQEVLSAADLLGDYPSRLALVGCQPLDLENWGGPLTEPVHGAIDAAVTAAHDILLEWGVDCVRRAEPLSPELALLKHDIDHQSYESRRDAGAVGEWRN, via the coding sequence GTGGCGCGAGTGCTTGTCCTTGGCATCGGCAACATACTTTGGGGCGACGAAGGTTTTGGCGTGCGCGCGGTGGAGGCGTTTCACTGTCGCTACGTCGTTCCGGAATACGTCACAGTTCTCGACGGCGGAACGCAGGGGCTTTATCTCGTGCAATATGTGCGCGAGGCCGACGATCTTCTTGTCTTCGACGCCATCGATTACAGCCTTGCGCCCGGAACGCTGAAGATCGTGCGTGACGGCGAAGTGCCGAAATTCACCGGTTCAAAAAAGATGAGCCTGCATCAGACCGGCTTTCAGGAGGTGCTGAGCGCCGCCGATCTCCTTGGCGATTATCCTTCGCGCCTCGCGCTTGTCGGCTGCCAGCCGCTCGATCTCGAAAACTGGGGCGGTCCGCTCACCGAGCCGGTGCACGGCGCGATCGACGCCGCTGTCACGGCGGCGCATGACATCCTGCTGGAATGGGGCGTCGATTGCGTCCGGCGCGCCGAACCGCTGTCGCCGGAACTGGCGCTGTTAAAGCATGACATCGATCATCAGAGCTACGAGAGCCGCAGAGACGCGGGCGCCGTCGGCGAATGGAGGAATTGA
- the cybH gene encoding Ni/Fe-hydrogenase, b-type cytochrome subunit, whose translation MTDISRIDVADSHGERVVSQPTVYVYEAPVRLWHWINALAILVLIVTGYLIGSPLPTVAGEASQHFVMGYIRFAHFAAGQIMAVGFLLRGYWAFMGNEHSRQIYYVPVWRASFWKELAHEIRWYAFLEKAPKKYVGHNPLAQTAMFAMYTLMSAFMIVTGFALYSEGEGADSWEAKLFGWVFYIWPNSQEVHTWHHLGMYVIVTFIIIHIYAAVREDIMSRQSIISSMISGERHFKDGA comes from the coding sequence ATGACCGACATTTCGCGAATCGATGTCGCCGATTCTCATGGCGAGAGGGTCGTGTCGCAGCCGACCGTCTATGTCTATGAGGCGCCGGTGCGGCTCTGGCATTGGATCAACGCGCTCGCCATCCTCGTCCTGATCGTCACCGGCTATCTGATCGGCTCTCCCTTGCCGACCGTCGCCGGCGAGGCGTCGCAGCATTTCGTCATGGGCTATATCCGCTTCGCCCATTTCGCTGCCGGCCAGATCATGGCCGTCGGCTTTCTGCTGCGCGGCTATTGGGCTTTCATGGGCAACGAGCATTCGCGACAGATCTATTACGTGCCGGTTTGGCGCGCCTCCTTCTGGAAAGAGCTCGCGCATGAAATCCGCTGGTACGCCTTCCTCGAAAAGGCGCCCAAGAAATATGTCGGCCATAATCCGTTGGCTCAGACGGCGATGTTCGCCATGTATACGCTAATGTCGGCGTTCATGATCGTCACGGGCTTCGCGCTCTATTCGGAAGGAGAAGGCGCCGACAGCTGGGAGGCGAAGCTCTTCGGCTGGGTCTTTTACATCTGGCCGAACAGCCAGGAAGTGCATACCTGGCATCACCTCGGCATGTATGTGATCGTCACGTTTATCATCATCCACATCTACGCGGCCGTGCGCGAAGACATCATGTCGCGCCAGAGCATCATCTCCTCGATGATCTCGGGCGAACGTCACTTCAAGGATGGAGCCTGA
- a CDS encoding response regulator, translating to MSAHTPQILVVDDDPEIRKLLARYIEGQAFRVLLASSCGELRERIATNQIDLIVLDVMLPDGSGIDACRDLRAKRNTIPIILLTALKEDVDRIIGLEMGADDYLGKPFNPRELVARIRAVLRRRSEAIPQAPSLKAYQFEGFIADPQLRSVIDAQGNAIELTGAEFDLLQTFLDRPGRVLSRDQLLDLTRGRDGEVLDRSIDVLISRLRRKLDASGATRLFKTVRNGGYQLVVKVELREFPT from the coding sequence ATGAGCGCACACACGCCGCAAATCCTAGTAGTTGACGACGATCCGGAGATTCGAAAGCTGCTCGCGCGGTACATCGAGGGACAGGCATTTCGCGTTCTGTTAGCCTCAAGCTGCGGCGAACTCCGCGAACGTATCGCGACCAATCAGATTGATCTTATCGTTCTGGACGTAATGCTGCCAGATGGCTCCGGCATTGACGCGTGCCGAGACCTGAGAGCAAAGCGAAACACGATTCCAATTATTCTTCTGACTGCGCTCAAGGAGGACGTCGATCGTATCATCGGGCTTGAGATGGGGGCCGACGACTATCTTGGAAAACCATTCAACCCACGTGAATTGGTTGCTCGGATACGCGCCGTATTACGACGTCGTTCCGAGGCGATACCTCAGGCTCCGAGCTTAAAGGCGTATCAGTTCGAAGGATTTATCGCAGACCCGCAATTGCGTAGCGTAATAGACGCCCAAGGCAACGCGATCGAATTGACCGGCGCAGAGTTCGATCTGCTGCAGACGTTCCTGGACCGGCCCGGACGCGTGCTCTCGCGGGATCAGCTTCTGGATCTCACGCGTGGCCGTGACGGGGAGGTGCTCGATCGTTCGATCGATGTCCTCATCAGCCGCTTGAGGCGCAAGCTGGATGCCTCAGGGGCTACACGTCTATTCAAGACGGTCCGCAATGGCGGCTATCAGTTGGTCGTGAAAGTCGAGCTCCGGGAATTTCCAACTTGA
- a CDS encoding HypC/HybG/HupF family hydrogenase formation chaperone — protein MCLGVPMRVIDGDDMSALCEGVGRAEPISMLLIGAQPPGAHVLVHLGTAMRVLDEEEAALIAAALAGLDAALAGRTFEAHFADLIDREPQLPAHLVLSDEPDRDVPAPKQPASESSSTQAS, from the coding sequence ATGTGCCTTGGCGTTCCGATGCGCGTGATCGACGGCGACGACATGTCGGCGCTGTGCGAAGGCGTCGGCCGCGCTGAGCCCATTTCCATGCTGCTTATCGGCGCGCAGCCTCCCGGCGCGCATGTGCTCGTTCATCTCGGTACGGCGATGCGCGTGCTTGACGAAGAGGAAGCCGCTCTGATAGCGGCCGCGCTCGCGGGCCTTGACGCTGCGCTTGCCGGACGGACCTTTGAAGCGCATTTCGCCGATCTTATCGACCGCGAGCCGCAATTGCCCGCCCATCTGGTGCTGTCCGACGAACCCGATCGTGATGTTCCAGCACCGAAACAACCCGCATCAGAATCATCGTCGACGCAGGCGAGTTAA